CTTCATATCGAGGACTTTGGTCACGCCCTTTCCCCCGTCCATGTCGGCGAGCTCACTTTCGGAAAGACCGACCTGAGTTCGGAGAAGATTGTGAGGCTCTCCCGGGCGGACCTGAGCGTTCGTGAAACCCGCGGGCAGAGCGGACGCGAGCAATGCAAATGCGAAACCAATGTGCCTCATAATCGAGCCTTCTGGAACCTGGCGAGCAGTGTTCCATGATCGACGTCGCCGGCACGTTCATCGAGATGCCGGTGACTGCCGAGTCGAACCTTTTATCGTTGATCGGCACTCTATCGGCACCCGCGCTCTATGACAAGCCCGAAGCTTCTCCGACGATGAATGCGGGCGCGTATGCCGGAGGCCGACGCGCAGTGTCTGAATTGTTTCCTTAACACCACATCAGCACGCAGCGATTTCTGGGAACATCGCGAGAGAGGCGCGAACGCGCCGCCGCCGCTGAACGTTGTTGGAGGTCTTGCGGTACGAGGCGCGCTGACCTCGGAGGGACTGCAGAAAGCGTTCACAACAAAATTGACGACCGAAGGAGTTCGAGGAGATTAGTCAATTTAAAGGCTAAAATGGGGTTGTGAATCGCGATTTACAGACCATTCTGGAGAGGGACAACCCCTGGCTCTCGAACCCCGCCCGAATTCCCGACTGGCTGCACCAACACTTGCCCGAGTCCTATGTGCCACGATCCCTGGTCTCACGCTCCGGCGCGGTGGAAGGAGGCGGATCGAGCGCACCTCGTCGTCGGGCCGCGGCAAGCGGGGAAGTCGACCGCGATCTGGCGCTTTCTCGCCGACCAAGGACGAGCCGCGCTCTTCATCGATTGTGAGCAGTACCTCGTGCGCGAGTGGTGTCGATCAGCGCCCCTCTTCCTTGCGATCTCGAAGCTCTGGTCACCAAACCGGTTACGATCTTCTTCGAAGAAGCCCAATACCTCGAAGAGGCGGGTCTCTTCCTGAAGGGCGTCGTCGACCGGAAGCCGGGGGTTCCGATTCTGGTAACCGGAAGCTCCTCGTTTCACCTGCATTCGCGAACCCGGGAGTCACTGGCGGGGCGAGCCACGCGTTCACGACCTCTTCCTTTCGCGCTGTCCGAGGTGATTTTCGACCTTGGGGAGAAACCGGATGCCTTTCGTCGCCGGATCGTGGAGGATCGGTTCGCCCGTCACGTCATAATGGGCGGCTATCCCAAAGTCTGGTTGAGCGAGAACCCGGAGCTGGTTCTCACCGATCTGGTCGAAGCGATCATCCTTCGCGACGCAAGTGACCTCTTCCGGATCGGGCGGCCCGACGCTTTTCGTCGGCTACTCCGGTTGGCCGCGAGCCAAGCGGGTAACCGGGTGAACTTGTCGGAGTGGGCGTCGATTCTTGGTGTGAGTCGCGACACGGTCGCTTCCTATCTCGAGATTCTCGAGTCAAGCCACGTGGTGTCGGTTTTGCCACCCTTCGTTGGGGGCAAGAGGGCGGAGGCAACGAGCACGCCGAAGATATTTTTCGTCGATAACGGAATCCGCAATCGCCTGCTGCACGATTTCAAGCCCATCGAAGAGCGTGTCGACAAAGGTGCTCTTCTCGAGAATTGGATCTTCACCGAGTTGTGGAGAGCCTGCCCGACGGCGCCAACCTGCACTTCTGGAGGAGCTCGTCCGGGGCGGAGGTAGATTTCGTCCTGACCCGAGGAGACTTGGTTGTCGCCCTCGAGGTGAAGTCCGAAAAGATCCGACGCGCCAGCATCCCGCGTTCCGCGAGAAGTTTCATCGAAGCCTACGGGCCTCGGAGCTTCCTTGTCATCAACCGCGGACTCGAGACCAGGACTCGGATCGGCAGAACGGATGTCGGATGGGTTCTCCCAACCGACGTGATTCAACGAATCGAGGAAGCCTTCGATCCCGAGTAGAAGGCGACCCGGTCGAGCTTCGCCTCTTCAAGACTTTCGCAGATCTGGCGAGGACGTCCAGGACAAGGCGCGAGGCGGAGGGCCGCGAAGTCCGTCGACCTCCTGCTGGACCGAGTGCGGGCCTTCGAGGCGGCGGCGCTGCAGTTCGACGACATCACGGTCCTCGCCCTGCGCCGCCACTGATCGAGGAGCGATACAATGCGGGCATGCCGACGACGATGCATTTTGCGTCTCTCATACTGGTCGCACTCTTGGCTGGCTCCTCGCCCGA
The sequence above is drawn from the Vicinamibacteria bacterium genome and encodes:
- a CDS encoding ATP-binding protein, encoding MVSISAPLPCDLEALVTKPVTIFFEEAQYLEEAGLFLKGVVDRKPGVPILVTGSSSFHLHSRTRESLAGRATRSRPLPFALSEVIFDLGEKPDAFRRRIVEDRFARHVIMGGYPKVWLSENPELVLTDLVEAIILRDASDLFRIGRPDAFRRLLRLAASQAGNRVNLSEWASILGVSRDTVASYLEILESSHVVSVLPPFVGGKRAEATSTPKIFFVDNGIRNRLLHDFKPIEERVDKGALLENWIFTELWRACPTAPTCTSGGARPGRR